Proteins encoded within one genomic window of Bdellovibrio sp. ArHS:
- the cobB gene encoding Sir2 family NAD+-dependent deacetylase, whose amino-acid sequence MDLRLFKNIVILTGAGISAESGIRTFRDQDGLWEEHRIEDVATPEAFARDPQLVQRFYNMRRAQLKDPQIQPNPAHLALAELERQWEGDFLLVTQNVDNLHRRAGSTRLLHMHGRLDQVFCIYCDEHYEWSEDVVLDQSCEACGRKGGVRPDIVWFGEMPHHMDEIYAALEKADYFIAIGTSGNVYPAAGFVRLAWKAKKIEINLKDTEISNAFETHFIGPASSEVPRFIKELLE is encoded by the coding sequence ATGGACTTAAGACTATTTAAGAACATCGTCATCTTAACCGGCGCTGGAATCTCGGCAGAAAGTGGGATTCGCACGTTTCGTGATCAGGATGGCCTTTGGGAAGAGCACCGCATTGAAGACGTCGCCACACCTGAAGCTTTTGCTCGAGATCCCCAGTTGGTTCAACGCTTCTACAACATGAGAAGGGCTCAACTGAAAGATCCCCAGATTCAGCCGAATCCGGCTCATCTCGCATTAGCTGAATTAGAGCGCCAGTGGGAGGGTGATTTTCTGCTGGTCACACAAAACGTCGACAACCTCCACCGCCGGGCGGGCTCAACACGCCTTTTGCACATGCATGGTCGGCTGGATCAAGTTTTTTGCATTTATTGCGACGAGCACTATGAGTGGTCAGAAGATGTGGTGCTGGACCAAAGCTGCGAAGCTTGTGGCAGAAAAGGTGGCGTTCGTCCCGACATTGTGTGGTTTGGCGAGATGCCTCATCACATGGATGAAATCTACGCCGCACTTGAAAAAGCCGATTATTTTATTGCGATCGGCACCAGCGGCAACGTCTATCCCGCAGCCGGCTTTGTGAGACTGGCCTGGAAGGCCAAAAAAATCGAAATCAATCTGAAAGACACTGAAATTTCAAACGCCTTTGAAACCCATTTTATCGGACCCGCCTCTAGCGAAGTGCCTCGCTT